The following coding sequences are from one Streptomyces angustmyceticus window:
- a CDS encoding N-acetylglucosamine kinase — protein MGLTGRALAVDAGNSKTDVALVAADGEVLGTARGGGFRPPVAGVGPAVDVLAPLVRSVLAGAGHTGPVDRLSAFLANADLPVEEAALTAEIAGRGWARTVHVRNDTFALLRAGLPDDGERVGVAVVCGAGINCAGTGRAGATARFPALGRLSGDWGGGAFLADEALWCAARAEDGRGAPTGLATALPAHFGLTTVAELTEALHLRSLPGHRRHELTPLLFAVADSGDAVARALVARQAEEIALLAGVALDRLGLLGAPVPVVLGGGVLAARHPLLDDQVTRLLAERAPGARPLVVTAPPVLGAALDTLDRAGAEPGAYRRLRRAWE, from the coding sequence GTGGGCCTGACGGGCAGGGCGCTCGCCGTCGACGCGGGCAACAGCAAAACCGACGTGGCGCTGGTGGCCGCGGACGGCGAGGTGCTCGGCACGGCACGCGGCGGCGGCTTCCGGCCGCCGGTGGCAGGCGTCGGCCCCGCGGTCGACGTCCTGGCGCCGCTGGTGCGGTCGGTCCTGGCCGGGGCCGGACACACCGGCCCCGTCGACCGCCTCTCCGCCTTCCTCGCCAACGCCGACCTCCCCGTGGAGGAGGCCGCCCTCACCGCCGAGATCGCGGGCCGCGGATGGGCGCGCACGGTGCACGTCCGCAACGACACCTTCGCGCTGCTGCGGGCCGGGCTGCCGGACGACGGGGAGCGGGTGGGCGTCGCCGTGGTGTGCGGGGCGGGCATCAACTGCGCGGGGACCGGCCGCGCGGGGGCCACCGCGCGCTTCCCCGCCCTCGGGAGGCTCTCCGGGGACTGGGGCGGCGGCGCGTTCCTCGCCGACGAGGCGCTGTGGTGCGCGGCCCGTGCCGAGGACGGCCGCGGCGCGCCGACCGGGCTGGCCACGGCCCTGCCCGCGCACTTCGGCCTGACCACCGTGGCGGAGCTGACCGAGGCCCTGCACCTGCGGTCCCTGCCCGGCCACCGCCGCCACGAGCTGACGCCGCTCCTCTTCGCCGTCGCGGACTCCGGCGACGCCGTCGCCCGCGCCCTCGTGGCCCGCCAGGCGGAGGAGATCGCCCTGCTGGCCGGCGTCGCCCTGGACCGGCTCGGCCTCCTCGGCGCCCCGGTCCCCGTGGTGCTGGGCGGCGGGGTCCTGGCGGCCCGGCACCCCCTCCTCGACGACCAGGTCACCCGGCTCCTCGCCGAACGCGCCCCCGGGGCCCGCCCCCTTGTGGTGACCGCCCCGCCGGTCCTGGGCGCGGCCCTGGACACCCTGGACCGGGCGGGGGCGGAGCCGGGGGCCTATCGGCGGTTGAGGCGGGCGTGGGAGTGA
- a CDS encoding PP2C family serine/threonine-protein phosphatase translates to MGVTGPSRCPGCDEPLNAGDNFCGRCGAELLAPAAPPAYGAPPAPGAVPPPPPLPPSPPGPPGPPPPDPQARLPYGDPAAPSGHVPPPPGHAPAVPGPATAAAPPPADPRVAGYEAVADAAAADAAAAGSGAPATEEAAPAPAADAPAGTPAHGTALCAVCRSGAVGPDGYCERCGHARPRERDHMERALAGVAAVSDLGHRHHRNEDFFALRSATLPDGSPAVVAVVCDGVSSATRPDEASAAASEAAGEALQASLPHGTHPQQAMHEAILAASSAVDALAADPAAAHDEHHRQNAPACTFVGAVVGGGLLTVGWVGDSRVYWIPDDRTAPPARLTEDDSWAAQMVANNLMSEAEANADERAHAITGWLGADAYEVEPHTATFKPDGPGVVVVCTDGLWNYAESAEQMAAVLPHDAPAHPLDSARTLVTHALDGGGHDNVTVALVPFPAPAGQAAPA, encoded by the coding sequence ATGGGTGTGACTGGGCCGTCCCGGTGTCCGGGCTGTGACGAACCGCTGAACGCGGGAGACAACTTCTGCGGGCGGTGCGGCGCCGAGCTCCTGGCGCCCGCCGCGCCGCCGGCGTACGGCGCCCCGCCCGCGCCCGGCGCCGTACCGCCCCCGCCGCCGCTGCCGCCGTCGCCCCCCGGGCCGCCCGGCCCGCCGCCGCCGGACCCGCAGGCCCGCCTCCCGTACGGCGACCCGGCCGCGCCGTCCGGCCATGTCCCGCCGCCGCCCGGCCATGCGCCCGCGGTGCCCGGCCCGGCCACGGCCGCCGCACCACCGCCCGCCGACCCGCGCGTCGCCGGGTACGAGGCGGTGGCCGACGCGGCGGCGGCCGACGCGGCAGCCGCCGGGTCCGGCGCCCCGGCCACGGAGGAGGCCGCGCCCGCTCCGGCAGCCGACGCGCCCGCCGGCACCCCCGCCCACGGCACCGCCCTGTGCGCCGTCTGCCGGTCCGGCGCGGTGGGGCCGGACGGCTACTGCGAGCGCTGCGGCCACGCCCGGCCCCGCGAACGCGACCACATGGAGCGCGCGTTGGCGGGTGTCGCGGCGGTCAGCGACCTCGGCCACCGGCACCACCGCAACGAGGACTTCTTCGCGCTGCGCTCCGCCACCCTCCCGGACGGCAGCCCCGCCGTGGTCGCGGTGGTCTGCGACGGCGTCTCCTCGGCGACCCGCCCCGACGAGGCGTCGGCGGCGGCGTCCGAGGCCGCCGGCGAGGCACTCCAGGCGTCGCTGCCGCACGGCACCCACCCCCAGCAGGCCATGCACGAGGCGATCCTCGCGGCCTCCTCCGCGGTCGACGCGCTGGCCGCCGACCCCGCCGCCGCCCATGACGAGCACCACCGGCAGAACGCCCCCGCCTGCACCTTCGTCGGCGCGGTGGTCGGCGGCGGACTGCTGACCGTCGGCTGGGTCGGCGACAGCCGCGTCTACTGGATCCCCGACGACCGCACGGCGCCGCCCGCCCGGCTCACCGAGGACGACTCCTGGGCCGCCCAGATGGTCGCCAACAACCTGATGTCGGAGGCCGAGGCGAACGCCGACGAGCGGGCGCACGCCATCACCGGCTGGCTCGGCGCGGACGCCTACGAGGTCGAGCCGCACACCGCCACGTTCAAGCCGGACGGTCCCGGTGTCGTGGTGGTGTGCACCGACGGGCTGTGGAACTACGCGGAGTCCGCGGAGCAGATGGCCGCGGTGCTGCCGCACGACGCGCCCGCCCACCCCCTCGACAGCGCCCGCACCCTGGTCACCCACGCCCTCGACGGCGGCGGGCACGACAACGTCACGGTGGCACTGGTGCCGTTCCCCGCCCCCGCGGGGCAGGCCGCACCGGCCTGA
- a CDS encoding FadR/GntR family transcriptional regulator produces MQSVRKGRVSLVETATDEIRAQIVNGTWPVGSRIPPESALSDTLGVSRASVREAVRSLVHSGLLEPRQGDGTFVISDDDSAVALRRRLERAELSHVTQVRQGLDVVAARQAAKHRTDAQLAGIEAALTRRRAALAAQDDEAFTAADAEFHVLVAEASDNPVLADIYRSLSAALREELRRAACLDTATAAPDDPHSRLTDAIRARDPQAAVDAAVLLLAGHVRDLALPGED; encoded by the coding sequence GTGCAGTCGGTCCGCAAGGGCAGGGTGTCGCTCGTGGAGACCGCGACCGACGAGATCCGCGCCCAGATCGTGAACGGCACCTGGCCGGTGGGCAGCCGCATCCCGCCCGAGAGCGCGCTCTCCGACACCCTCGGCGTCAGCCGCGCCTCGGTCCGCGAGGCCGTCCGCTCCCTGGTGCACTCCGGCCTCCTGGAGCCCCGGCAGGGCGACGGCACCTTCGTGATCTCCGACGACGACAGCGCGGTCGCCCTGCGCCGCCGCCTCGAACGCGCCGAGCTCAGCCATGTCACCCAGGTCCGCCAGGGCCTCGACGTGGTCGCCGCCCGCCAGGCCGCCAAGCACCGCACCGACGCCCAGCTCGCCGGGATCGAGGCCGCGCTGACCCGCCGCAGGGCGGCCCTCGCCGCGCAGGACGACGAGGCGTTCACCGCCGCCGACGCGGAGTTCCACGTCCTGGTCGCCGAGGCGAGCGACAACCCCGTCCTCGCCGACATCTACCGCTCCCTGAGCGCGGCCCTGCGCGAGGAACTCCGGCGCGCCGCCTGCCTGGACACCGCCACCGCCGCTCCCGACGACCCGCACTCCCGCCTCACCGACGCCATCCGCGCCCGCGACCCGCAGGCCGCCGTGGACGCCGCGGTCCTCCTCCTCGCCGGGCACGTACGGGACCTGGCGCTTCCCGGGGAGGACTGA
- a CDS encoding glutamate ABC transporter substrate-binding protein, translating into MRVRARGLVNLRAVLAPVASGMGVMAAAAAVLVPALGGDAARDAPGPGRVPPPAATHRAYVPGAAQAAPASAPCTARTAAESLRPSSEDGAAVKRIKERGQLVVGVDQNTYRWGYRDPATGELEGFDIDLARAIAEDILGPRPPVVFKAVPTNQRIPALRKRSVDMVVRTMTVNCVRKQQVAFSTSYFQAGQQVLAPVSSAVTAYDDSLRGKRVCTAAGSTGETALRARPHGAKVLTVPNQLDCLVRLQLGRADAVVTDSALAAAQAAQDPAVELKGKPFTDESYGVAMNKDDTDLVRRVNKVLDDYRGGGAKSPWMRAYRTWLRADLPGISGPPSPQYSD; encoded by the coding sequence ATGCGGGTGCGCGCGCGTGGCCTGGTGAATCTGCGGGCCGTGCTGGCACCGGTCGCCTCCGGGATGGGGGTGATGGCCGCGGCCGCCGCCGTCCTGGTGCCGGCGCTGGGCGGCGACGCCGCGCGGGACGCGCCCGGTCCCGGCCGGGTCCCCCCTCCGGCGGCGACGCACCGGGCGTACGTCCCGGGAGCGGCGCAGGCCGCGCCGGCTTCCGCGCCGTGCACGGCGCGCACCGCCGCGGAGAGCCTGCGCCCCTCCTCGGAGGACGGCGCGGCGGTGAAGCGGATCAAGGAGAGGGGCCAGCTGGTCGTCGGGGTGGACCAGAACACCTACCGGTGGGGGTACCGCGATCCGGCCACCGGCGAGCTGGAGGGCTTCGACATCGACCTGGCGCGGGCGATAGCCGAGGACATCCTCGGGCCGCGTCCGCCCGTGGTCTTCAAGGCGGTGCCCACCAACCAGCGGATCCCGGCGCTGCGGAAGCGCTCGGTCGACATGGTGGTGCGGACGATGACGGTCAACTGCGTGCGCAAGCAGCAGGTGGCGTTCTCGACCTCGTACTTCCAGGCGGGCCAGCAGGTGCTGGCCCCGGTCTCCTCGGCGGTCACGGCGTACGACGATTCGCTGCGCGGCAAACGCGTGTGCACGGCGGCGGGTTCGACCGGCGAGACCGCGCTGAGGGCGCGGCCGCACGGCGCGAAGGTGCTGACGGTGCCCAATCAACTCGACTGTCTGGTGCGGCTGCAGCTGGGCCGGGCGGACGCGGTGGTCACGGACAGCGCGCTGGCGGCGGCGCAGGCGGCACAGGATCCGGCAGTGGAGCTCAAGGGCAAGCCCTTCACGGACGAGTCCTATGGCGTGGCGATGAACAAGGACGACACGGATCTGGTGCGGCGGGTGAACAAGGTCCTGGACGACTACCGCGGCGGCGGCGCCAAGAGCCCCTGGATGCGGGCCTACCGCACCTGGCTGCGGGCCGACCTGCCGGGCATATCGGGGCCGCCTTCGCCGCAGTACAGCGACTGA
- a CDS encoding serine/threonine-protein kinase has protein sequence MTERADERCQRRECAGSYEDVGGGELYCDLCGLAPVVSPDGLVSSPPTGLTGRALADEATDRAFAGAAADREAAGALLTVPSPAPGSGAGTPTARPSASRRSVPGRLSQGTSGEAAVSLRGAGSGSSSAAARGRLGAGLVTVPEVPRPDPRTAVLADPEVPERKRFCSRADCRAPVGRARGEEPGRTEGFCAKCGHPYSFVPKLRPGDMVHGQYEVVGCLAHGGLGWIYLATDHAVSDRWVVLKGLLDTGDEEALAVAMSERRFLAEIEHANIVRIYNFVEHLDRATGSLDGYIVMEYVGGKSLKELANDRRTPRGRRDPLPVEQACAYGIEALEALGHLHRRGYLYCDFKVDNAIQQHDRLKLIDMGAVRRMDDHESPIYGTIGYQAPEVAALGPSVASDLYTVARTLAVLTFDFQGYTNVFADSLPDPDHIEVFRTYESFYRLLVRATDPDRGRRFASAEEMAEQLTGVLREVVALQSGEPRPALSPLFGPELRVVDTELTAPAEGDSSRLGARGAGPARRAEPAPGGPALLPLDVAGAALALPVPRVDPGDPHAELLAGLLAAPPADLLGALRSAPVDSLEVRLRALRAHLETGDGAAARRVLAEIAAAPAEEWASARRGGDEPDAWGADWRVVWHRGVVALWGGDRESAAMAFDAVYDAFPGEPAPKLALGICAELLGQLDNAVEYYRLVWATDRSYVSAAFGLARVRLTAGERAGAVEALESVPESSIHYIAARIAAVRARLRDRPPRDPLLVDLHAAAEQVEALADFGLDAERREQLTTEVLGSALDWVLSGSHGAGPDGAAAVDERGSLLGSPLDERGLRFGLEGSYRLLARLAQRGEKRIELVERANRFRPRTWV, from the coding sequence GTGACGGAGCGGGCCGACGAGCGCTGCCAGCGGCGGGAGTGCGCGGGCAGCTACGAGGATGTCGGCGGCGGTGAGCTGTACTGCGACCTGTGCGGGCTGGCGCCGGTGGTCTCGCCGGACGGCCTGGTGTCGTCGCCGCCCACCGGGCTGACCGGCCGGGCGCTCGCCGACGAGGCGACGGACCGGGCATTCGCCGGTGCCGCGGCGGACCGCGAGGCGGCGGGCGCGCTGCTGACGGTGCCCTCGCCCGCCCCCGGTTCCGGCGCCGGCACGCCGACCGCGCGCCCCTCGGCGTCGCGCCGCTCGGTGCCCGGACGGCTGTCGCAGGGCACGTCCGGCGAGGCGGCGGTGTCGCTGCGCGGGGCGGGCAGCGGCTCGTCGTCCGCGGCGGCGCGGGGGCGCCTGGGCGCGGGGCTGGTGACGGTGCCGGAGGTGCCGCGGCCCGATCCGCGGACGGCGGTGCTGGCGGACCCGGAGGTCCCGGAGCGCAAGCGGTTCTGCAGCCGCGCGGACTGCCGGGCTCCGGTGGGCCGGGCGCGCGGCGAGGAGCCGGGCCGCACGGAAGGGTTCTGCGCCAAGTGCGGCCACCCGTACAGCTTCGTGCCCAAGCTGCGGCCCGGCGACATGGTGCACGGCCAGTACGAGGTCGTGGGCTGTCTGGCGCACGGCGGGCTCGGCTGGATCTACCTCGCGACGGACCACGCGGTCTCCGACCGGTGGGTGGTGCTCAAGGGGCTGCTGGACACCGGCGACGAGGAGGCGCTGGCGGTGGCGATGTCCGAGCGGCGCTTCCTCGCCGAGATCGAGCACGCCAACATCGTGCGGATCTACAACTTCGTGGAGCACCTCGACCGGGCGACGGGCAGCCTCGACGGCTACATCGTCATGGAGTACGTCGGCGGCAAGTCGCTCAAGGAACTCGCCAACGACCGGCGCACGCCCCGGGGCAGGCGCGATCCGCTGCCGGTCGAACAGGCCTGCGCGTACGGCATCGAGGCGCTGGAGGCGCTCGGCCACCTCCACCGCCGCGGCTACCTCTACTGCGACTTCAAGGTCGACAACGCCATCCAGCAGCACGACCGGCTCAAGCTGATCGACATGGGCGCGGTGCGCAGGATGGACGACCACGAGAGCCCGATCTACGGCACGATCGGCTACCAGGCGCCGGAGGTCGCCGCGCTGGGCCCGTCCGTCGCCTCCGACCTCTACACCGTCGCGCGCACCCTCGCGGTCCTCACCTTCGACTTCCAGGGCTACACCAACGTCTTCGCGGACTCCCTGCCCGACCCCGACCACATCGAGGTGTTCCGCACCTACGAGTCGTTCTACCGGCTGCTGGTGCGCGCCACGGACCCGGACCGGGGGCGCAGGTTCGCCTCGGCGGAGGAGATGGCCGAGCAGCTGACGGGCGTGCTGCGGGAGGTGGTGGCGCTCCAGTCGGGCGAGCCGCGGCCCGCGCTGTCCCCGCTGTTCGGGCCCGAACTGCGGGTGGTCGACACGGAGCTGACGGCCCCCGCGGAGGGCGACAGTTCGCGGCTGGGCGCGCGGGGCGCCGGGCCGGCGCGCCGGGCGGAGCCGGCCCCCGGCGGCCCCGCGCTGCTCCCGCTGGACGTCGCCGGCGCCGCCCTGGCCCTGCCGGTGCCGCGGGTCGACCCGGGCGATCCGCACGCCGAGCTGCTGGCCGGGCTGCTGGCCGCCCCGCCCGCCGACCTGCTGGGTGCCCTGCGCTCGGCGCCCGTCGACTCCCTGGAGGTCCGGCTGCGCGCGCTGCGCGCCCATCTGGAGACGGGCGACGGCGCGGCGGCGCGGCGGGTGCTGGCGGAGATCGCCGCGGCGCCCGCCGAGGAGTGGGCCTCCGCCCGCCGGGGCGGCGACGAGCCCGACGCCTGGGGCGCGGACTGGCGGGTGGTGTGGCACCGCGGCGTGGTGGCGCTGTGGGGCGGCGACCGCGAGAGCGCCGCGATGGCGTTCGACGCGGTGTACGACGCGTTCCCCGGTGAGCCGGCGCCGAAGCTGGCGCTGGGGATCTGCGCGGAGCTGCTGGGGCAGTTGGACAACGCGGTGGAGTACTACCGCCTGGTGTGGGCGACCGACCGCAGCTATGTCAGCGCGGCGTTCGGGCTGGCGCGGGTGCGGCTGACGGCGGGCGAGCGCGCGGGCGCGGTCGAGGCGCTGGAGTCCGTCCCGGAGTCGTCCATCCACTACATAGCGGCGCGGATCGCGGCGGTCCGCGCCCGGCTGCGGGACCGGCCGCCCCGCGATCCGCTGCTGGTGGATCTGCACGCGGCCGCCGAACAGGTCGAGGCGCTCGCGGACTTCGGTCTGGACGCCGAACGAAGGGAACAACTCACCACCGAAGTACTGGGCAGCGCCCTGGACTGGGTACTCTCCGGTAGCCACGGTGCCGGGCCGGACGGCGCGGCGGCCGTGGACGAGCGGGGCTCGTTGCTCGGCAGCCCGCTGGACGAGCGTGGTCTGCGGTTCGGCCTGGAGGGGTCGTACCGCCTGCTGGCACGGCTGGCGCAGCGTGGTGAGAAAAGGATCGAACTGGTGGAACGGGCCAACCGCTTCCGCCCCAGGACGTGGGTGTGA